One stretch of Micromonospora echinospora DNA includes these proteins:
- a CDS encoding lysozyme: MHESIRSALRAAGAALLATVTVAAAALSGTAPASAAPAGLPGMDVSSHQGNVNWSGAWANGARFAYVKATEGTYYTNPYFAQQYNGSYNVGMIRGSYHFARPDTTSGAVQANYFVDHGGGWSKDGRTLPGALDIEYNPYGATCYGLSQASMRSWIASFVNQYYARTGRWATIYTTTDWWSTCTGNTSQFAANNPLWIARYSSSVGTLPAGWGTYSFWQWSSSGVFPGDQNVWNGSLDRLRVLACNGPC, from the coding sequence ATGCACGAATCGATCCGATCGGCGCTGCGCGCGGCCGGAGCCGCGCTGCTCGCCACCGTCACCGTCGCCGCCGCGGCCCTGTCCGGGACGGCCCCCGCCTCCGCCGCCCCGGCCGGACTGCCCGGCATGGACGTCTCCAGCCACCAGGGCAATGTGAACTGGTCCGGGGCGTGGGCCAACGGCGCCCGGTTCGCGTACGTCAAGGCCACCGAGGGCACCTACTACACCAACCCGTACTTCGCCCAGCAGTACAACGGCTCCTACAACGTCGGGATGATCCGCGGCTCGTACCACTTCGCCCGCCCCGACACCACCAGCGGCGCCGTCCAGGCCAACTACTTCGTCGACCACGGCGGCGGCTGGTCCAAGGACGGGCGGACGCTGCCCGGCGCGCTGGACATCGAGTACAACCCGTACGGCGCGACCTGCTACGGGCTGAGCCAGGCGTCGATGCGCAGCTGGATCGCCTCGTTCGTCAACCAGTACTACGCCCGCACCGGCCGGTGGGCCACCATCTACACCACCACCGACTGGTGGAGCACCTGCACCGGCAACACCTCGCAGTTCGCCGCCAACAACCCACTGTGGATCGCCCGCTACTCCAGCAGCGTCGGCACGCTGCCGGCGGGCTGGGGCACGTACTCGTTCTGGCAGTGGTCCTCCTCCGGTGTCTTCCCCGGCGACCAGAACGTCTGGAACGGCTCGCTCGACCGGCTGCGCGTCCTGGCCTGCAACGGACCCTGCTGA
- a CDS encoding RNA polymerase sigma factor has protein sequence MTELERVFRAEYGRAVAVLVRLLGDIDLAEEAVQEAFTIAVSRWAADGPPPSPAGWIITTARNRAIDRLRREATRAARHAEAALLHAADPPAEEGPVPDDRLRLIFTCCHPALAAPARVALTLRLLGGLSTAEIARAFLVPERTMAQRLVRAKAKIRDAGIPYRVPRDADLPDRLRGVLAVVYLIFNEGHTASVGERLGRAELGAEAIRLGRLLVTLMPDEPEALGLLALMLLTEARRDARTGPDGAPVSLSEQDRGRWDRELIAEGQDLVRRCLRRDRPGPYQIQAAIGAVHADAPTAAATDWRQILALYDRLAAVTPGPVVALNRAVALAEVRGPAAALAEVDRLDLTGYHVWHAIRADLLRRLDRPAQARIAYDAAIAGTGNAAEQTFLRRARDRMAG, from the coding sequence ATGACCGAACTCGAACGGGTCTTCCGGGCCGAGTACGGCCGCGCGGTAGCCGTCCTGGTCCGTCTCCTCGGCGACATCGACCTCGCCGAGGAGGCGGTCCAGGAGGCGTTCACGATCGCCGTCTCGCGCTGGGCCGCCGACGGGCCGCCGCCCAGCCCGGCCGGCTGGATCATCACCACCGCCCGGAACCGGGCGATCGACAGGTTGCGCCGCGAGGCCACCCGGGCCGCCCGGCACGCCGAGGCCGCCCTGCTGCACGCCGCCGACCCGCCCGCCGAGGAGGGGCCCGTGCCCGACGACCGCCTGCGCCTGATCTTCACCTGCTGCCATCCGGCGCTCGCCGCGCCCGCCCGGGTGGCGTTGACGCTGCGCCTGCTCGGCGGCCTGAGCACCGCCGAGATCGCGCGCGCCTTCCTGGTGCCGGAGCGGACCATGGCGCAGCGTCTGGTCCGGGCCAAGGCGAAGATCCGTGACGCCGGTATCCCGTACCGGGTGCCGCGCGACGCCGACCTGCCGGACCGGCTGCGCGGGGTGCTCGCGGTGGTCTATCTGATCTTCAACGAGGGGCACACGGCCAGCGTGGGGGAGCGGCTGGGCCGCGCCGAGCTGGGCGCCGAGGCGATCCGGCTGGGCCGGCTGCTGGTGACGCTGATGCCGGACGAGCCGGAGGCGCTCGGCCTGCTCGCGCTGATGCTGCTCACCGAGGCGCGCCGGGACGCCCGCACCGGGCCGGACGGGGCGCCGGTGTCGCTGTCCGAGCAGGACCGTGGCCGGTGGGACCGGGAGCTGATCGCCGAGGGCCAGGATCTGGTCCGCCGGTGCCTGCGGCGGGACCGGCCCGGCCCGTACCAGATCCAGGCCGCGATCGGCGCGGTGCACGCGGACGCGCCCACCGCCGCGGCCACCGACTGGCGGCAGATCCTCGCGCTCTACGACCGGCTGGCGGCCGTCACGCCCGGACCGGTGGTGGCGCTGAACCGGGCGGTCGCGCTGGCCGAGGTACGCGGACCGGCTGCTGCTCTGGCCGAAGTGGACCGGCTGGACCTGACCGGATACCACGTGTGGCACGCGATCCGGGCCGACCTGCTGCGCCGCCTCGATCGTCCGGCGCAGGCCCGGATCGCGTACGACGCGGCGATCGCCGGCACCGGCAACGCGGCGGAGCAGACGTTCCTGCGCCGTGCCCGCGACCGGATGGCGGGATGA
- a CDS encoding flavin monoamine oxidase family protein: MNPAGSGVRRRVRRHRVVVVGAGFSGLACALALDAAGAEVRVLEARDRVGGRTLSRPLPGGGWLDLGAQWIGPTQDRMYALVAAYGLTTFPSPAHGAPTLLLGGRPATGEPPGLSGLLGTLDEMAAGVDPAAPWRAEGAARWDRITFGGWLDASAAGPVTAGYAGRMLAGGLLAASPDEVSLLHMLFYLRSGGGTRSLLRMAGGAQQDRIAGGPAALAERMAAALPPGSLRLRAPVDGVAQDDGGVRVRSGDETHHGDAVVVALAPTLAGRIRYDPPLSPLRDGLTQRMPMGVAFKVHALYPTPFWRADGRSGVSSTDTGPLTETVDNSLPDAPGGVLTAFSYGAQARALRRLPADARRDALRDALAAIFGPAAARPDDLVEYDWSADEWTRGCFCGVLPPGAWRDYGPELRTPAGRVHWAGTETATRWSGYLEGAVTAGERAAAEALAQLG; this comes from the coding sequence GTGAATCCGGCCGGGAGCGGGGTACGCCGTCGCGTGCGCCGCCACCGGGTCGTCGTCGTGGGCGCCGGGTTCTCCGGTCTGGCCTGCGCGCTCGCGCTGGACGCGGCCGGCGCCGAGGTGCGGGTGCTGGAGGCGCGGGACCGGGTGGGCGGCCGGACGCTCAGCCGCCCGCTGCCCGGCGGCGGCTGGCTCGATCTGGGCGCGCAGTGGATCGGCCCCACCCAGGACCGGATGTACGCGCTCGTCGCCGCGTACGGCCTGACCACGTTCCCCTCCCCCGCGCACGGCGCGCCGACGCTGCTGCTCGGCGGGCGCCCGGCCACCGGCGAGCCGCCGGGACTGTCCGGGCTGCTGGGCACGCTGGACGAGATGGCGGCCGGTGTCGACCCGGCCGCGCCGTGGCGGGCCGAGGGGGCGGCGCGGTGGGACCGGATCACGTTCGGCGGCTGGCTCGACGCGAGCGCTGCCGGCCCGGTGACCGCCGGGTACGCCGGCCGGATGCTCGCCGGTGGCCTGCTGGCCGCCTCGCCGGACGAGGTCTCGCTGCTGCACATGCTGTTCTACCTGCGCAGCGGCGGCGGCACCCGGTCGCTGCTGCGCATGGCAGGCGGCGCCCAGCAGGACCGGATCGCCGGTGGCCCGGCCGCGCTGGCCGAGCGGATGGCCGCCGCGCTGCCTCCCGGGAGCCTGCGCCTGCGCGCGCCGGTGGACGGCGTCGCGCAGGACGACGGCGGCGTGCGGGTGCGCTCCGGCGACGAGACGCACCACGGCGACGCGGTGGTGGTCGCGCTGGCGCCGACGCTGGCCGGGCGCATCCGGTACGACCCGCCGCTGTCGCCGTTGCGCGACGGGCTGACCCAGCGGATGCCGATGGGCGTGGCGTTCAAGGTCCACGCGCTCTATCCGACGCCGTTCTGGCGGGCCGACGGCCGCTCCGGGGTGTCCAGCACGGACACCGGACCGCTGACCGAGACGGTGGACAACTCGCTGCCGGACGCGCCGGGCGGGGTCCTCACCGCGTTCAGCTACGGCGCGCAGGCCCGGGCGCTGCGCCGGCTGCCGGCGGACGCGCGCCGGGACGCGCTGCGCGACGCGCTCGCCGCGATCTTCGGCCCGGCCGCCGCGCGCCCCGACGACCTCGTCGAGTACGACTGGTCGGCAGACGAGTGGACGCGCGGCTGCTTCTGCGGCGTGCTGCCGCCCGGCGCGTGGCGCGACTACGGCCCGGAGTTGCGGACGCCGGCCGGGCGGGTGCACTGGGCCGGCACCGAGACCGCGACCCGGTGGAGCGGCTACCTGGAGGGCGCGGTGACCGCCGGCGAGCGCGCCGCCGCCGAGGCGCTCGCCCAGCTCGGCTGA
- a CDS encoding SRPBCC family protein codes for MIDVTGQISAVERRIGDRTLPAGQARVLTIAQTYDAAVADVFDACTNPERIPRWFLPISGDLSLGGRYQLEGNAAGTVERCDPPHGFAATWEFGGEVSWIEVRLREAGPGRTRFELEHVAYVDDQRWAEYGPGAVGIGWDLALVGLASHFAADGTGVDPAAAAEWIASDEGRRFVTESSKSWTEASIEAGTPADEAQAAGERVRSFYTPTPTP; via the coding sequence ATGATCGACGTGACCGGACAGATCAGCGCCGTCGAGCGCCGCATCGGCGACCGTACGCTCCCCGCCGGGCAGGCGCGGGTGCTCACCATCGCCCAGACGTACGACGCGGCGGTGGCCGACGTCTTCGACGCCTGCACCAACCCGGAACGGATACCGCGCTGGTTCCTGCCGATCTCCGGCGACCTGAGCCTCGGCGGCCGCTACCAGCTGGAGGGCAACGCCGCCGGCACTGTCGAGCGCTGCGACCCGCCGCACGGCTTCGCCGCCACCTGGGAGTTCGGCGGCGAGGTGAGCTGGATCGAGGTGCGGCTGCGCGAGGCCGGCCCCGGGCGTACCCGCTTCGAGCTGGAACACGTCGCGTACGTCGACGACCAGCGGTGGGCCGAGTACGGCCCGGGCGCGGTCGGCATCGGCTGGGACCTGGCGCTGGTCGGGCTGGCCTCCCACTTCGCCGCCGACGGCACTGGCGTCGACCCGGCCGCCGCGGCCGAGTGGATCGCCTCGGACGAGGGCCGTCGTTTCGTCACCGAGTCCAGCAAGAGCTGGACGGAGGCAAGCATCGAGGCCGGCACCCCCGCCGACGAGGCACAAGCCGCAGGCGAGCGCGTGCGGTCCTTCTACACCCCCACCCCCACCCCATAA
- a CDS encoding ArsR/SmtB family transcription factor, translating to MHAFDVLGDPVRRRILELLADGEQPAGTLGETVRREFGISQPAVSQHLKVLREHGFTTVRADGTRRLYAVDPGPLREIDAWLAGFRRFWTPPLAALATELARGRRERRLREDDTDNERTDP from the coding sequence GTGCACGCCTTCGACGTCCTCGGCGACCCGGTCCGCCGCCGGATCCTGGAACTGCTCGCCGACGGTGAGCAGCCCGCCGGGACGCTCGGCGAGACGGTCCGGCGCGAGTTCGGCATCAGCCAGCCCGCCGTCTCGCAGCACCTCAAGGTGTTGCGCGAGCACGGCTTCACCACAGTGCGCGCCGACGGCACCCGCCGGCTCTACGCCGTGGACCCCGGCCCGCTGCGCGAGATCGACGCGTGGCTGGCCGGGTTCCGCCGCTTCTGGACGCCGCCACTGGCGGCACTCGCCACCGAGCTGGCCCGGGGCCGCCGCGAACGGCGGCTGCGCGAGGACGACACCGACAACGAGAGGACCGACCCATGA
- a CDS encoding peptidoglycan recognition protein family protein — protein sequence MSVPVPRRTVLRGAVLLGAAAGVGALTQIGSGPDARAAATRVDQPTIANCATWGARPPSSPVSVVASRPNKIIVHHTAFPNTTDYSLAQAYRNSRDIQNLHMDSNGWLDSGQHFTNSRGGYLTEGRHGSLYALLHGQTMVQGAHCVGQNSQAIGIENDGIYVDVQPPQALWNSLVTFCAFTCQQYGIPPSEIYGHKDFNNTQCPGLLHDRLPELRRTVAARLGG from the coding sequence ATGTCTGTTCCTGTCCCCCGGCGGACCGTGCTGCGTGGCGCGGTCCTGCTCGGCGCCGCCGCCGGCGTCGGCGCGCTGACCCAGATCGGCTCCGGCCCCGACGCGCGGGCCGCCGCCACCCGTGTCGACCAGCCGACCATCGCCAACTGCGCGACCTGGGGCGCCCGCCCGCCCTCGTCGCCGGTGAGCGTGGTGGCCAGCCGACCCAACAAGATCATCGTGCACCACACGGCGTTCCCGAACACGACCGACTACAGCCTCGCCCAGGCGTACCGCAACTCGCGCGACATCCAGAACCTGCACATGGACAGCAACGGCTGGCTCGACTCCGGGCAGCACTTCACCAACAGCCGGGGCGGCTACCTGACCGAGGGCCGCCACGGCAGCCTCTACGCGCTGCTGCACGGCCAGACCATGGTGCAGGGCGCGCACTGCGTCGGGCAGAACAGCCAGGCCATCGGCATCGAGAACGACGGCATCTACGTGGACGTGCAGCCACCACAGGCGCTCTGGAACAGCCTGGTCACGTTCTGCGCGTTTACCTGCCAGCAGTACGGCATCCCGCCGAGCGAGATCTACGGGCACAAGGACTTCAACAACACGCAGTGCCCGGGGCTGCTGCACGACCGCCTGCCCGAGCTGCGCCGTACCGTCGCCGCTCGTCTCGGCGGCTGA
- a CDS encoding YciI family protein has protein sequence MKQYLISMYQPAGEGRPDPEFLAGVMREVEAIGRDLREAGCWVFGNGLHDPQTATVLRPAGDEVLVTDGPFAEGKEYLGGVTIIRAPDLDAALDWGRRYALATTLPIEVRPFQGEG, from the coding sequence ATGAAGCAGTACCTGATCAGCATGTACCAGCCCGCCGGCGAGGGCCGCCCGGACCCGGAGTTCCTGGCCGGGGTGATGCGTGAGGTCGAGGCCATCGGCCGGGATCTGCGGGAGGCCGGGTGCTGGGTGTTCGGCAACGGCCTGCACGACCCGCAGACCGCCACCGTGCTGCGCCCGGCCGGTGACGAGGTGCTGGTCACCGACGGGCCGTTCGCCGAGGGCAAGGAGTACCTGGGCGGCGTCACCATCATCCGGGCGCCCGACCTGGACGCCGCGCTGGACTGGGGCCGCCGCTACGCGCTGGCCACCACGCTGCCGATCGAGGTCCGCCCGTTCCAGGGCGAGGGATGA